The Acidobacteriota bacterium genome contains a region encoding:
- a CDS encoding FtsX-like permease family protein — protein MRYLPLVWRNLLRRKTRTIFTVLSIVMAFLLFGILSALNMAFVGNVELAGNDRLIVQHKVSIIQLLPESYRVRLEKIPGVVDVLHQTFFGGIYQKPSNFFMQVPVIPDRLLKLYPEYILPEDQKKAWLSDRTCAIVGRQTATRFGWKVGDRVPIQATIWRKKDNSTAWEFNICGIFDGNRQGVDTTPFFFNYDYFDEARLFGQGSVGWYVIRINDPAKAPEIARRIDEEFANSPAETKTTTEKAFLTAFAKQIGDIGAIIRAIVTAVFFTILLVAANTMAQSVRERTSELAVLKTLGFSDGLILLLVLVESSAVALTGGGIGLGLAWLFAQGGDPTNGMLPSFYLPNADLVSGVLYALLLGLIAGILPAVQAMRLRIVDALRRT, from the coding sequence ATGAGATACCTGCCGCTGGTCTGGCGGAATCTCCTGCGACGGAAGACGCGGACGATCTTCACGGTGCTGTCGATCGTGATGGCCTTCTTGCTGTTCGGCATCCTGTCGGCCCTCAACATGGCATTTGTCGGCAATGTGGAACTGGCCGGCAACGACCGGTTGATCGTCCAGCACAAGGTCTCGATCATCCAACTGCTGCCGGAGAGTTACCGGGTGCGGCTCGAGAAGATCCCCGGCGTGGTCGACGTGCTCCACCAGACATTTTTTGGCGGCATCTACCAGAAGCCGAGCAACTTCTTCATGCAGGTCCCGGTCATCCCGGATCGGCTGCTCAAGTTGTACCCGGAGTACATTCTGCCGGAGGACCAGAAGAAGGCGTGGCTCTCGGATCGGACCTGCGCGATTGTAGGGCGGCAGACGGCCACGCGGTTCGGCTGGAAGGTCGGCGATCGGGTGCCCATCCAGGCGACGATCTGGCGCAAGAAGGACAATTCCACTGCGTGGGAATTCAATATCTGCGGGATCTTCGACGGCAACCGCCAGGGCGTCGACACGACGCCGTTCTTCTTCAACTACGACTACTTCGACGAGGCGCGGCTGTTTGGCCAGGGCAGCGTCGGCTGGTACGTGATTCGGATCAACGACCCGGCCAAGGCGCCCGAGATTGCGAGACGGATTGACGAGGAGTTCGCGAACTCGCCGGCCGAAACCAAGACGACCACCGAGAAGGCGTTTCTGACGGCCTTCGCCAAGCAGATTGGCGATATCGGGGCCATCATCCGCGCCATTGTGACGGCGGTGTTCTTTACGATCCTGCTCGTGGCCGCCAACACGATGGCCCAATCCGTCAGGGAGCGCACAAGCGAACTGGCGGTGTTGAAGACGCTGGGGTTCTCCGACGGGCTCATCCTGCTGCTTGTCCTGGTTGAGTCGTCTGCGGTGGCGTTGACCGGAGGCGGCATCGGTCTTGGCCTGGCGTGGCTCTTCGCGCAGGGCGGCGACCCCACCAACGGGATGTTGCCGTCGTTCTACCTGCCCAACGCCGACCTGGTGAGCGGCGTGCTGTACGCGCTGCTGCTCGGCCTGATTGCGGGCATCCTGCCGGCCGTGCAGGCGATGCGCCTGCGCATCGTCGATGCGTTGAGGAGGACCTGA
- the pfp gene encoding diphosphate--fructose-6-phosphate 1-phosphotransferase: MHHPEKLAILVGGGPAPGINSVLSAATIRAALEGVEVVGVLDGFEWLMRADIDHVKELTIEEVSRIHFLGGSHIGIARANPTKTPAHLENTILSLLRLNVSMLITIGGDDTAFSAMKLEEKSGGRLRVVHVPKTIDNDLDLPAHIDTFGFQTARHYGVEIVRNLMVDARTTSRWYFVIAMGRKAGHLALGIGKAVGATLTLIPEEFGGAPIRLNTVVDTLAGAIIKRQSYGHRDGVAVIAEGLVLDLDPADLSALAEVERDAHGNVRIAEINIGEILKQQVHKRLQEFGLRATIVEKNIGYELRCAGPIPFDIEYTRDLGYSAAKYILSGGNAAMVSIQNGQFVPIPFAELLDPKTGKARIRLADIHSQKYAIARSYMLRLKREDFADAHETAKLAATCGVSLERFKDEFGYLIDAEPPRLKVDAAKRGFIEDHTALDSSIFLD, encoded by the coding sequence GTGCATCATCCTGAAAAACTGGCGATCCTCGTCGGCGGCGGGCCGGCACCCGGCATCAACAGCGTCCTCAGCGCGGCAACCATCCGCGCCGCCCTCGAGGGCGTGGAAGTGGTCGGCGTGCTCGACGGCTTCGAATGGCTCATGCGCGCCGACATCGATCATGTGAAGGAACTGACCATCGAGGAGGTGAGCCGCATTCACTTCCTGGGCGGGTCCCACATTGGCATTGCCCGCGCGAACCCGACGAAGACCCCGGCCCACCTCGAGAATACGATTCTCTCGCTGCTGCGCCTCAACGTGTCGATGCTCATCACGATTGGCGGCGACGACACGGCGTTCTCCGCGATGAAACTCGAAGAGAAAAGCGGCGGCCGGCTGCGCGTGGTCCACGTGCCCAAGACGATCGACAACGACCTGGACCTCCCTGCGCACATCGATACGTTCGGCTTCCAGACCGCGCGCCACTACGGCGTCGAGATCGTCAGGAACCTGATGGTGGATGCGCGAACGACGTCTCGCTGGTACTTCGTCATCGCCATGGGCCGGAAAGCCGGCCACCTGGCGCTCGGCATCGGCAAGGCGGTCGGGGCCACCCTGACGCTCATCCCCGAGGAGTTCGGCGGCGCGCCGATTCGGCTGAACACGGTCGTGGACACGCTCGCCGGCGCGATCATCAAACGGCAGAGCTACGGCCACCGGGACGGCGTGGCCGTGATCGCCGAGGGCCTCGTCCTCGATCTCGACCCGGCCGATCTGTCCGCCCTCGCAGAGGTCGAACGCGACGCGCACGGCAACGTGCGGATTGCGGAGATCAACATCGGCGAGATCCTCAAACAGCAGGTGCACAAGCGGCTGCAGGAGTTCGGCCTCCGGGCGACCATCGTCGAGAAGAACATCGGCTATGAACTTCGGTGCGCCGGCCCGATTCCCTTCGATATCGAGTACACCAGGGATCTGGGGTACTCGGCCGCCAAGTACATCCTGTCCGGGGGCAACGCGGCGATGGTGTCGATCCAGAATGGCCAGTTCGTGCCGATCCCGTTCGCGGAACTGCTCGACCCGAAGACGGGGAAGGCGAGAATCCGGCTGGCTGACATTCACTCGCAGAAGTACGCCATTGCCCGGAGCTACATGCTGCGCCTCAAGCGGGAGGATTTCGCCGACGCCCACGAGACCGCGAAGCTCGCGGCCACGTGCGGCGTCTCGCTCGAGAGATTCAAAGACGAGTTCGGGTACCTGATCGATGCAGAGCCGCCCCGATTGAAGGTGGATGCGGCGAAGCGCGGCTTTATCGAGGACCACACCGCGCTCGACTCGTCGATCTTCCTCGACTGA
- a CDS encoding ABC transporter permease: MTRLLNWLAQMIAVTELNLRTLRQRFVSSMVAVVGIAGVVAVVVAVLSMAEGFRKTMATTGSPDTAIVMRTGADTEMMSILMREDVRVVADAPGVRRGPNGPMASGEMFVIVDLPKRSSNTTANVPLRGVGPNAFGVRERLKIVAGRMFEPGRNELVAGRGASSQFTGVDLGRTLTWNNTTWTVVGIFDAGGTFSDSELWCDVEILAPLYRRGSSRQTVYVKLDAPGSFTRFRDALTTDPRLNLKVVRESDYYAEQSQMIVTLITTLGTLIAVVMGIGAVFGAVLSMYSAVAARTREIATLRALGFGGGPVVVSVLAESLALSLVGGVIGGALAYVAFNGFETSTINWQTFSQVAFAFAVTPRLVVMGVVYALVMGLLGGLLPAIKAARMPVVSALREL; the protein is encoded by the coding sequence ATGACGCGACTCCTCAACTGGCTCGCGCAGATGATCGCGGTCACAGAGTTGAACCTCCGGACGCTCAGGCAACGGTTCGTCTCCTCGATGGTTGCCGTCGTCGGCATCGCGGGAGTCGTGGCCGTCGTGGTCGCGGTGCTCTCGATGGCGGAGGGGTTCCGAAAGACCATGGCCACGACTGGATCGCCCGACACCGCGATTGTCATGCGGACGGGCGCCGACACCGAGATGATGAGCATCCTGATGCGAGAGGACGTGCGAGTCGTGGCCGATGCACCTGGCGTGCGGCGCGGACCGAACGGACCGATGGCATCCGGCGAGATGTTCGTCATCGTGGACCTGCCGAAGCGGAGCAGCAACACGACCGCAAACGTGCCGCTGCGCGGCGTTGGGCCCAACGCGTTCGGCGTGCGCGAGCGGCTGAAGATCGTGGCTGGCCGCATGTTCGAACCCGGACGCAACGAGCTGGTCGCCGGACGCGGCGCGTCCAGCCAGTTCACAGGTGTCGATCTCGGCCGCACGCTGACCTGGAACAACACGACGTGGACCGTGGTGGGAATTTTCGACGCGGGCGGCACGTTTTCGGATTCCGAGTTGTGGTGCGATGTTGAAATCCTCGCGCCGCTCTACCGACGCGGCAGCAGCCGTCAAACCGTGTATGTGAAACTCGATGCGCCCGGGTCGTTCACGCGGTTCAGGGACGCGCTCACGACCGATCCGCGCCTGAATCTGAAGGTGGTGCGCGAGTCCGACTACTACGCTGAGCAGTCGCAGATGATCGTCACGCTGATTACGACCTTGGGGACGCTCATCGCGGTCGTCATGGGCATCGGCGCGGTGTTCGGCGCCGTGCTCAGCATGTATTCGGCCGTGGCGGCGCGCACGCGCGAGATCGCCACGCTGCGGGCGCTCGGCTTCGGCGGCGGCCCGGTTGTCGTCTCGGTGTTGGCGGAATCGCTGGCGCTCTCGCTGGTAGGTGGCGTGATCGGCGGCGCACTGGCGTACGTGGCCTTCAACGGTTTCGAGACGTCCACGATCAACTGGCAGACGTTCAGCCAGGTCGCGTTCGCGTTTGCCGTGACGCCGCGCCTGGTCGTCATGGGCGTGGTGTACGCGCTCGTAATGGGATTGCTCGGCGGCCTGCTGCCCGCTATCAAGGCCGCGCGGATGCCAGTCGTTTCCGCGCTGCGCGAGCTGTAG
- a CDS encoding C40 family peptidase → MRIRRRSLILTLCMVVAAGAVTTAQAPANLPGAEDILKPLRERFAPDRRLAVFDISITTSPQGVIVGGEVEQAEAKDAVMRAVRAAGYDTAADRIVVLPDPALGADRRGVVRVSVANVRSKPSHPAEMATQTVLGWSVRVLKKQSGWYLVHTDPDGYLGWIEELQLTLVSDERLKAWTANPRVIVTAPVSVVRERADAGAAPVTDVVIGGLLRSEGVEGAWVKVGLPDGRQGYIRGEDTKTLEAWMAATRPVASNIEKTALQFMGTPYLWGGTSSKGFDCSGYVKTVLHLNGIEMPRDTDQQAEQGTAVPIDAGVDQLRSGDLLFFGTRAAAGRSERISHVGIYVGNGEFLHASGLVRRNSLLPASAIYSESLRNRLLRARRVLK, encoded by the coding sequence ATGCGCATACGACGTCGTTCCCTGATCCTGACCCTCTGCATGGTGGTCGCTGCCGGCGCGGTGACGACTGCGCAGGCGCCCGCGAACCTGCCTGGAGCGGAGGACATCCTGAAGCCTCTCAGGGAGCGCTTTGCCCCCGATCGCCGGCTCGCCGTCTTCGACATCAGCATCACGACATCGCCTCAGGGCGTCATTGTCGGCGGAGAGGTCGAGCAGGCCGAGGCCAAAGACGCCGTGATGCGAGCCGTTCGCGCGGCGGGATACGACACCGCCGCCGACCGCATCGTTGTGCTGCCGGATCCGGCGCTGGGCGCGGATCGCCGCGGCGTGGTCCGCGTGAGCGTCGCCAACGTACGCAGCAAGCCCTCGCATCCCGCCGAGATGGCCACGCAGACCGTGCTCGGGTGGAGTGTGCGCGTGCTGAAGAAGCAATCCGGCTGGTACCTCGTCCACACGGATCCGGACGGCTACCTCGGCTGGATCGAAGAACTCCAGCTCACGCTCGTCAGCGACGAACGCCTGAAGGCGTGGACCGCGAACCCGCGCGTGATCGTCACGGCGCCGGTCAGCGTGGTCCGCGAGCGCGCAGATGCCGGTGCCGCGCCGGTGACTGACGTCGTGATTGGGGGACTGCTGAGGTCCGAAGGGGTCGAAGGCGCGTGGGTCAAGGTCGGCCTGCCAGACGGGCGGCAAGGCTACATCAGGGGCGAGGACACGAAGACCCTTGAGGCCTGGATGGCAGCGACGCGCCCGGTGGCCAGCAACATCGAAAAGACGGCACTGCAGTTCATGGGCACGCCTTACCTGTGGGGCGGAACGTCAAGCAAGGGGTTCGACTGCTCGGGTTACGTCAAGACCGTGCTGCACCTCAACGGCATCGAGATGCCGCGTGATACAGACCAGCAGGCCGAACAGGGCACCGCCGTGCCGATTGACGCGGGAGTCGACCAGTTGCGGAGCGGCGACCTGCTGTTCTTCGGGACGCGGGCCGCGGCCGGGCGATCGGAGCGCATCTCGCATGTAGGGATCTATGTGGGCAACGGAGAGTTCCTCCACGCTTCCGGGCTGGTACGGCGAAACAGCCTGCTGCCGGCTTCGGCGATCTACAGCGAGAGCCTTCGCAACCGGCTGCTGCGTGCGCGAAGGGTTTTGAAGTAG
- the truA gene encoding tRNA pseudouridine(38-40) synthase TruA, with product MPRFTLEIEYAGTRYSGWQIQKNARTVAGEIERAVHASTGAKTFELYGAGRTDAGVHAVAQVAHLQLDTRIDEATLLGMINDELPADINIVGLTRAPQRFHARHDAVARSYVYQISRRRTAFAKPFVWWIRDPLDVEAMRRAAALFVGMKDFRSFAVADSEDRSTTVQVDAVEIVEHDPLVLVRMAGSHFLWRMVRRVVGVLVAVGRRAMRVEDVARLLEEQSDVPAALTAPPSGLFLERVFYRGDPPPSALEPIVFGGSRHVPSPDGRRRAR from the coding sequence ATGCCCAGGTTCACACTCGAGATCGAATACGCCGGCACTCGCTACAGCGGGTGGCAAATTCAGAAGAACGCCAGGACTGTGGCAGGCGAGATCGAGCGCGCCGTCCATGCCTCGACCGGCGCGAAGACGTTCGAACTCTACGGGGCCGGGCGGACCGATGCGGGCGTGCATGCCGTGGCCCAGGTGGCGCACCTGCAACTCGACACGCGGATTGACGAAGCGACACTGCTGGGGATGATCAATGACGAACTCCCGGCCGACATCAACATCGTCGGCCTGACGCGGGCGCCCCAGCGATTCCACGCACGCCACGACGCGGTGGCACGCAGCTACGTGTACCAGATCTCGCGGCGGCGGACGGCGTTCGCCAAGCCGTTCGTCTGGTGGATCCGCGATCCGCTCGACGTAGAAGCGATGCGACGGGCGGCGGCGCTGTTTGTCGGGATGAAGGACTTCCGGTCGTTTGCCGTCGCTGACAGCGAGGACCGTTCAACGACGGTCCAGGTAGACGCGGTCGAGATCGTCGAGCACGATCCCCTCGTGCTGGTGCGCATGGCCGGGTCGCACTTTCTCTGGCGAATGGTGCGACGGGTGGTGGGTGTGCTGGTCGCGGTCGGCCGGCGGGCGATGCGCGTCGAGGACGTCGCGCGCCTGCTCGAGGAACAGTCGGACGTACCTGCGGCGCTTACCGCGCCGCCATCGGGCCTGTTCCTCGAGCGCGTGTTCTATCGCGGAGATCCGCCTCCGTCCGCGCTGGAACCAATCGTGTTCGGCGGCTCGCGCCACGTGCCATCACCAGATGGCAGGCGTCGGGCGCGATGA
- a CDS encoding PhoH family protein — MTPATQDRHKVYIVDTSVLVSAPEALQNLTDGNTVVLPFPVLQELDRRRTSANGVGYTARQTIRFLDQLQMQASLDELQHGIPLNGGTLRFHRGELDMTRAWPGFNSTYADDAIILLAGSYQEAHHNEPVVLVTRDAAMRCKARARGISAEDYYSDRPVTSPDKFYSGRARIEIPAEQAGLLSTLHHEHRLPMDAVAGFTDVSQMFPNQCCELHVRGNGKSAWGIYKQHDGTGYLRRVNTKVGERFGPCNPEQACARDLILDDQSLIVSLVGIAGTGKTLIALLCAYELYRASKISKIEVYRVNAEAGRQLGFLPGDLGDKMAPWAKPIIDNFDFIMRRLNGGARWTNQLAEQQADKAHAPVPVGPTVDELISNHTLEISPINYLRGRSIHDAVIIVDDGQNLTQEDMKLVLTRAGEGARVILTGDPDQIDRAEVDSLSNGLVQVVERFKGESCFAHLTMKDVVRSRIAELAAKLL; from the coding sequence CCTTCCCGGTCTTGCAGGAGTTGGATCGGCGCCGGACCAGCGCCAATGGCGTCGGGTACACCGCGCGCCAGACCATTCGTTTTCTCGATCAGTTGCAGATGCAGGCGTCGCTCGACGAGCTCCAGCACGGCATTCCGCTCAACGGCGGCACGCTGCGCTTCCACCGCGGCGAGCTCGACATGACGCGCGCGTGGCCCGGCTTCAACTCGACCTATGCCGATGATGCGATCATCCTGCTGGCCGGCAGCTACCAGGAGGCGCATCACAACGAACCGGTCGTACTTGTCACCCGGGATGCCGCGATGCGCTGCAAGGCGCGGGCGCGCGGCATCAGCGCCGAGGACTACTACAGCGATCGCCCCGTCACCTCGCCCGACAAGTTCTACTCGGGGCGGGCGCGCATCGAGATCCCGGCCGAACAAGCCGGCCTGCTGTCGACGCTCCATCACGAACACCGCCTGCCGATGGATGCGGTGGCCGGGTTCACCGACGTCTCACAGATGTTCCCCAATCAGTGCTGCGAGCTGCACGTGCGCGGCAACGGCAAGAGCGCGTGGGGCATCTACAAGCAGCACGACGGCACGGGATACCTGCGGCGCGTCAACACCAAGGTCGGCGAACGCTTCGGCCCGTGCAATCCCGAGCAGGCGTGCGCCCGCGACCTGATCCTCGACGACCAGTCCCTGATCGTGTCGCTGGTGGGCATCGCCGGCACGGGCAAGACGCTGATCGCGCTGCTCTGCGCGTACGAGCTCTACCGCGCCAGCAAGATCTCGAAGATCGAGGTGTACCGCGTCAACGCGGAGGCCGGCCGTCAGCTGGGCTTTCTGCCAGGCGATCTGGGCGACAAGATGGCACCGTGGGCCAAGCCCATCATCGACAACTTCGATTTCATCATGCGGCGCCTGAACGGCGGCGCGCGCTGGACCAACCAGCTCGCGGAGCAGCAGGCCGACAAGGCCCACGCGCCCGTCCCCGTCGGTCCGACCGTGGACGAGTTGATCTCGAACCACACGCTCGAGATCTCGCCCATCAACTACCTGCGCGGCCGCTCCATCCATGACGCGGTGATCATCGTGGACGATGGGCAGAACCTGACGCAGGAAGACATGAAGCTGGTGCTGACGCGGGCCGGCGAGGGCGCGCGCGTCATTCTGACGGGAGACCCCGATCAGATCGACCGCGCCGAGGTGGATTCGTTGTCGAACGGGCTGGTGCAGGTGGTCGAGCGCTTCAAGGGCGAATCGTGCTTCGCCCATCTCACGATGAAGGACGTTGTGCGCTCGCGCATTGCAGAACTGGCGGCGAAACTGCTGTAG
- a CDS encoding dicarboxylate/amino acid:cation symporter: protein MPFTLQVLLGLVLGLAGGIAMATSDVAWVRAIPGMVEPVGTLFINAIRMTVIPLVVASLMLGVGSTRKAGAIGRIGVRAFALFVAVLTASALFSLALGYPLFGWLNVDPQVAERMRSSVSSASVAAATGGVPSLTEWVLSLVPVNPFKAAADGAMLPLIVFSVAFGLALGRVKSAARAAMLSVFEAIADACLVLVGWVLRLAPVGVFALAMPLGTRMGADAAGALAYYVVVMSGISAAFAVFVLGPVAVLLGGQRPGAFARAIAPAVAVAFTSRSSLAALPASYDAVRTGLKLPEEIATVYLPLSAAVFRAGGTIAQVLGVLFVAKLYGIPLGAAQLGTVVVAAVATTFTIPGIPAGAIVVMAPVLASVGVPVEGIALLIGVDTIPDMFRTSANVVGWLAGACVLGAKKPVA from the coding sequence GTGCCATTCACCTTGCAGGTCCTGCTCGGTCTTGTCCTCGGCCTGGCCGGCGGCATCGCGATGGCGACGTCAGATGTTGCGTGGGTGCGGGCGATCCCGGGGATGGTCGAGCCGGTCGGGACGCTGTTCATCAACGCGATCCGGATGACCGTCATCCCGCTGGTCGTCGCCAGCCTGATGCTCGGTGTCGGGTCGACGCGCAAAGCCGGTGCCATCGGGCGCATCGGCGTCCGGGCGTTCGCTCTGTTCGTGGCGGTACTGACGGCGTCGGCCCTGTTCTCCCTCGCGCTGGGCTACCCGCTGTTCGGTTGGTTGAACGTCGATCCTCAGGTTGCCGAGCGGATGCGATCGAGCGTCTCCTCCGCCTCGGTGGCGGCGGCGACCGGCGGCGTGCCCTCCCTGACGGAGTGGGTGCTGTCGCTGGTGCCCGTCAATCCGTTCAAAGCGGCTGCCGATGGCGCGATGCTGCCGCTGATAGTGTTTTCGGTCGCCTTTGGCCTTGCGCTCGGCCGGGTGAAGAGCGCCGCGAGGGCGGCGATGCTGAGCGTGTTCGAGGCCATCGCAGACGCCTGTCTCGTGCTGGTCGGGTGGGTGTTGCGCCTCGCGCCGGTTGGCGTGTTCGCCCTCGCCATGCCGCTCGGCACGCGCATGGGGGCCGACGCGGCTGGAGCGCTCGCCTACTACGTGGTCGTGATGTCCGGGATCAGCGCCGCGTTCGCCGTCTTCGTGCTGGGGCCCGTCGCCGTGCTGCTGGGCGGACAGCGGCCGGGCGCGTTCGCGCGGGCGATTGCGCCGGCTGTCGCGGTGGCGTTCACGTCCCGCTCGTCGCTGGCGGCCCTGCCTGCCAGCTACGACGCCGTTCGGACCGGGTTGAAGCTGCCGGAGGAAATCGCGACCGTCTATCTGCCGCTCTCGGCTGCGGTCTTCCGGGCTGGCGGCACTATTGCCCAGGTGCTCGGGGTCTTGTTTGTGGCGAAACTGTACGGCATCCCGCTCGGGGCGGCACAACTCGGGACCGTGGTCGTGGCAGCGGTCGCCACCACGTTTACGATTCCGGGTATTCCCGCCGGCGCGATCGTCGTGATGGCGCCCGTGCTGGCCTCCGTTGGCGTGCCTGTCGAGGGGATCGCCCTGCTGATTGGCGTCGATACGATCCCGGACATGTTCCGCACGAGCGCCAACGTTGTCGGATGGCTGGCTGGCGCCTGTGTCCTCGGCGCGAAGAAGCCGGTCGCCTGA
- the ftcD gene encoding glutamate formimidoyltransferase yields MSRLVECVPNFSEGRDRAVIDAIAQALSGVSGVKLLDVDPGADTNRTVYTCVGPPDLVAEAAFRAARRATELIDMTSHRGAHPRMGALDVCPFVPVAGITMEECAELARTLGRRIGTELGIPVYFYEHAASREERRSLADIRGGEYEGLARKLEDANWAPDAGPCVFNARSGATVVGAREFLLAYNVNLNTLDRRLANEIALNIREGGRAKRDPRGAIVRDANGESVKVPGRLKAVRAIGWYIEQYRQAQVSINLLDYKTTPLHVVFETAREEAERLGLVVTGSELVGLTPLEPMLEAGRYFLRKQGKSAGMPERELVEMAIRSLGLDQVAPFDPSRKIVEYHFTPPAPLMAMTASRFVDEVSTESPAPGGGSVTALMGSLGAALATMVANLTVGRKGYEPVWETLAALAEEGQRVKDALARAVDEDTNAFNRVMDAMRLPKGTADQNDRRATALESANKHAAEVPLRTAGMCLEALRLAEQAALTGNTNSASDAGVAGLAAQAGLEGAALNVLINLGSIADTVFKSACSAEVERLVADGRRIRDAILARVTSTFAVKAAM; encoded by the coding sequence ATGTCTCGACTCGTTGAATGTGTGCCCAACTTCTCTGAAGGCCGCGATCGCGCCGTTATCGACGCGATCGCGCAGGCCCTCTCCGGCGTCAGCGGCGTGAAGCTGCTCGATGTCGATCCGGGCGCGGACACGAATCGCACGGTCTATACCTGCGTCGGTCCGCCGGACCTGGTCGCCGAAGCGGCCTTCCGCGCCGCGAGAAGAGCCACGGAACTGATCGACATGACGTCGCACCGCGGGGCGCATCCGCGAATGGGCGCGCTGGACGTCTGCCCGTTCGTGCCGGTGGCCGGGATCACGATGGAGGAGTGCGCGGAACTGGCGAGGACGCTGGGCCGGCGCATCGGCACCGAACTCGGCATTCCAGTCTATTTCTACGAGCACGCCGCGAGCCGGGAGGAGCGACGCAGCCTGGCCGACATCCGCGGCGGCGAGTACGAAGGGCTTGCGCGCAAGCTCGAGGATGCGAACTGGGCGCCCGACGCGGGCCCGTGTGTGTTCAACGCCCGTTCGGGCGCGACGGTGGTGGGCGCCCGCGAGTTTCTGCTCGCGTACAACGTGAATCTCAACACGCTCGATCGCCGGTTGGCCAACGAGATTGCGCTCAATATCCGTGAGGGAGGCCGCGCCAAACGGGATCCCCGTGGCGCGATCGTCCGCGACGCCAACGGCGAGTCGGTCAAAGTGCCAGGACGCCTCAAGGCCGTCCGCGCCATCGGTTGGTACATCGAGCAGTACCGCCAGGCACAGGTGTCGATCAACCTGCTCGACTACAAGACGACCCCCCTTCACGTCGTGTTCGAAACCGCGCGCGAAGAGGCTGAGAGGCTCGGCCTCGTCGTGACCGGGTCCGAACTGGTCGGACTGACACCGCTCGAGCCGATGCTCGAGGCCGGCCGCTACTTCCTCCGCAAGCAGGGCAAGTCGGCCGGTATGCCCGAACGTGAACTGGTGGAGATGGCCATCAGATCGCTCGGACTCGACCAGGTCGCCCCGTTCGACCCATCCAGGAAGATCGTCGAGTATCACTTCACGCCGCCCGCCCCGCTGATGGCCATGACGGCCTCACGGTTTGTCGACGAAGTCTCCACCGAATCGCCGGCCCCGGGCGGCGGATCGGTGACCGCGCTGATGGGCAGCCTGGGGGCTGCGCTGGCGACGATGGTAGCGAACCTGACGGTGGGCAGAAAGGGCTACGAGCCCGTCTGGGAGACGCTTGCGGCGTTGGCAGAAGAGGGCCAGCGCGTCAAGGACGCGTTGGCGCGCGCGGTCGATGAGGACACCAACGCCTTCAATCGTGTGATGGACGCGATGCGTCTGCCGAAGGGAACGGCCGACCAGAACGACCGACGGGCGACGGCGCTTGAGTCGGCGAACAAGCACGCGGCGGAGGTGCCGCTGCGGACGGCGGGGATGTGCCTGGAAGCCCTCCGCCTGGCCGAACAGGCGGCGCTTACCGGCAACACGAACTCGGCCTCAGACGCCGGCGTCGCCGGGCTGGCGGCGCAGGCTGGTCTGGAGGGTGCGGCGCTCAACGTGCTGATCAACCTGGGATCGATCGCGGACACGGTCTTCAAGAGCGCGTGCTCGGCCGAGGTCGAACGGCTGGTTGCCGACGGGCGGCGCATCCGGGACGCCATCCTGGCGCGCGTCACGTCGACGTTTGCGGTCAAGGCCGCGATGTAG